One genomic window of Citrobacter sp. Marseille-Q6884 includes the following:
- a CDS encoding zinc-binding alcohol dehydrogenase family protein, with protein sequence MKAIAITHAAAEGNNIAFLQEIDLPVPVAAGHDLLVEVKAISVNPVDTKVREGFNAEVPRVLGWDAVGVVKSVGEAVTLFKPGDEVWYAGALGRAGSNSEFQLVDERIVALKPQSLDNASAAALPLTAITAWEMLFDRLGVEENGNEGDVLLIVGAAGGVGSILTQLASKLTKMTVIGTASRPESQKWVREAGADHVIDHSKPLTEELARIGIKEVTHVASLNNTEQHYQQIIAALAPQGKLALIDDPESLDARPLKVKSISLHWEFMFTRSMFETRDIIAQHHLLTRVAQLIDSKVIHTTLGEHYGAITAANLQKAHAQIETGRAVGKIVLEGF encoded by the coding sequence ATGAAAGCTATCGCCATTACCCACGCCGCAGCCGAAGGCAATAACATTGCGTTTTTACAAGAGATTGATCTGCCTGTGCCGGTCGCCGCAGGACATGACCTGTTGGTTGAAGTGAAAGCCATTTCCGTCAACCCTGTCGATACCAAAGTCCGTGAAGGTTTTAATGCAGAAGTTCCGCGTGTTCTGGGCTGGGATGCTGTCGGTGTGGTGAAATCCGTTGGCGAAGCGGTGACGCTGTTCAAACCAGGTGATGAAGTCTGGTACGCCGGTGCGCTGGGACGTGCGGGCAGCAACAGCGAATTTCAGCTTGTCGATGAACGCATCGTTGCGCTGAAACCACAATCACTGGACAACGCCTCTGCGGCTGCTCTGCCACTCACCGCCATTACCGCATGGGAAATGCTGTTCGACCGTTTGGGCGTTGAGGAAAACGGCAACGAAGGCGATGTTTTATTGATTGTCGGCGCGGCGGGCGGCGTGGGTTCGATCCTCACCCAACTGGCCAGTAAGCTGACAAAAATGACCGTGATCGGCACGGCATCACGCCCTGAAAGCCAGAAATGGGTACGCGAAGCCGGAGCAGACCATGTGATTGATCACAGCAAGCCACTGACAGAAGAGCTGGCACGGATCGGCATTAAAGAGGTCACGCACGTTGCCAGCCTGAACAATACCGAACAGCACTATCAGCAAATCATCGCCGCGCTGGCTCCGCAGGGCAAACTGGCGTTAATTGACGACCCAGAATCTCTGGATGCGCGTCCGCTGAAGGTGAAAAGCATCTCTTTGCACTGGGAATTTATGTTCACCCGCTCGATGTTTGAAACCCGCGACATCATCGCCCAGCACCATTTACTGACCCGCGTGGCGCAGTTAATCGACAGCAAGGTGATCCACACGACGTTGGGCGAACATTATGGCGCCATCACCGCCGCGAATTTGCAAAAGGCCCACGCCCAAATTGAAACCGGTCGTGCGGTGGGCAAGATCGTTCTGGAGGGGTTTTAA
- the nlpA gene encoding lipoprotein NlpA produces MKLKIPYFGATVLLAGILLAGCDQQSSDAKHIKVGVINGAEQDVAEVAKKVAKEKYGLDVELVGFSGSLLPNDATNHGELDANVFQHRPFLEQDNKAHNYKLVAVGNTFVFPMAGYSKKIKTVAELKDGATIAIPNDPTNLGRALLLLQKEKLITLKEGKGLLPTALDITDNPRHLNIMELEGAQLPRVLDDQKVDVAIISTTYIQQTGLSPVHDSVFIEDKNSPYVNILVAREDNKDAENVKAFLQSYQSPEVAKAAETIFNGGAVPGW; encoded by the coding sequence GTGAAATTGAAAATACCTTATTTCGGGGCGACGGTATTGCTGGCGGGAATATTGCTGGCAGGTTGCGACCAGCAAAGCAGTGACGCCAAACATATTAAAGTGGGCGTCATTAACGGCGCAGAGCAGGATGTGGCAGAAGTCGCGAAGAAAGTGGCTAAAGAGAAGTACGGTCTGGACGTTGAACTGGTGGGGTTCAGTGGCTCGTTATTGCCTAATGATGCCACCAATCACGGTGAGCTGGATGCCAACGTTTTCCAGCATCGTCCATTCCTTGAGCAGGATAATAAAGCGCATAACTATAAACTGGTGGCGGTGGGCAATACGTTTGTCTTCCCGATGGCCGGTTATTCGAAAAAAATCAAAACTGTTGCCGAACTGAAAGATGGCGCGACCATTGCGATACCTAACGATCCTACGAATCTGGGGCGTGCGCTGTTGCTGCTGCAAAAAGAGAAGCTGATTACCCTGAAAGAGGGCAAGGGTCTGCTGCCGACGGCGCTGGATATTACGGATAATCCTCGTCATCTGAATATTATGGAGCTGGAAGGCGCACAACTGCCGCGTGTGCTGGACGATCAGAAAGTGGATGTGGCAATCATCAGTACCACTTACATTCAGCAAACCGGGCTTTCTCCGGTGCATGACAGCGTGTTTATTGAAGATAAAAACTCGCCGTACGTGAATATTCTGGTGGCGCGAGAAGACAACAAAGATGCTGAGAACGTCAAAGCGTTCCTGCAATCTTATCAGTCACCGGAAGTGGCGAAAGCGGCGGAAACGATCTTTAACGGCGGCGCGGTGCCGGGCTGGTAA
- a CDS encoding YicS family protein: MKRAVFPIIAVLFALPGLAQADSAYSALQSVHEKNTVLKDLRKICTPQGSPSDEVWEKTIMSDTRNQQHIREAILAIQRSNQNNYWEALGKIECPDL, encoded by the coding sequence ATGAAACGAGCCGTTTTTCCGATTATTGCTGTCCTTTTCGCGCTACCGGGTCTGGCACAGGCCGACTCGGCTTACAGTGCGCTCCAGTCAGTTCATGAAAAAAATACCGTACTGAAGGACTTACGTAAGATTTGCACCCCACAAGGGTCGCCTTCGGACGAGGTATGGGAAAAAACGATTATGTCTGATACGCGTAATCAGCAGCATATCCGCGAAGCGATTTTGGCGATTCAGCGGAGTAATCAAAACAACTACTGGGAAGCACTCGGCAAGATTGAATGCCCGGATTTATAA
- a CDS encoding LysR family transcriptional regulator: MFRLEDLTLFVRAAALNSFSDAAREAGVQPAQVSSAIKRLESTLTIRLFARSTRSLRLTPEGEVWLPYARQMLDVMHAGLQKIQTPEDEISGTLQIAVPSDLGRNLLLPVFQSFRRRYPALRLRVFFSDQVTDVFKDPVDVAFRYGNTEDASYIALPVAPGNRRVLVASPDWVEQHGKPQHPDELTQLNAMTFVLRGRLHDRWTFTRHGEVCSVQVNSTIMSDDAEVIRRLAIAGEGIAYKSWLDVSEDVREGRLQLLMPDYQGEKVPLNMICPHRKQLSTAVRLLHDAVKARCEKLMVLPPEPV, translated from the coding sequence ATGTTCCGGCTTGAAGATCTCACGTTATTTGTCCGCGCCGCGGCGCTAAACAGTTTTAGTGATGCGGCACGCGAAGCCGGCGTCCAGCCTGCCCAGGTCAGTTCCGCCATTAAGCGTCTGGAGTCTACGCTCACTATCCGTTTGTTTGCCCGCTCCACACGTAGCCTGCGTCTCACGCCGGAAGGTGAGGTCTGGTTGCCCTATGCCCGCCAGATGTTGGATGTGATGCACGCCGGGCTGCAAAAAATCCAGACGCCGGAAGATGAGATCTCAGGCACGCTGCAAATTGCGGTGCCGTCCGATCTCGGCCGTAATTTGTTGCTGCCGGTATTTCAGTCATTTCGTCGTCGTTATCCAGCGCTGCGCCTGCGGGTCTTTTTCTCCGATCAGGTGACCGATGTCTTTAAAGACCCCGTTGATGTCGCCTTTCGTTATGGCAATACCGAAGATGCGTCTTATATCGCGCTGCCCGTCGCACCGGGTAACCGCCGTGTGCTGGTGGCTTCCCCGGACTGGGTCGAGCAACACGGCAAGCCACAACACCCGGATGAGTTAACGCAGTTGAACGCCATGACGTTTGTATTGCGCGGGCGGTTGCATGATCGCTGGACGTTTACGCGTCACGGCGAAGTCTGCAGTGTGCAGGTTAACAGCACCATTATGAGCGATGATGCCGAAGTGATTAGACGGCTGGCGATTGCCGGTGAGGGGATTGCGTATAAGTCGTGGCTGGATGTGAGTGAAGATGTCCGCGAGGGGCGATTGCAACTGCTCATGCCTGACTATCAGGGAGAAAAAGTCCCGCTGAATATGATTTGCCCCCACCGTAAACAGCTTTCAACGGCGGTACGCTTGCTCCACGATGCGGTGAAGGCTCGGTGTGAAAAGCTGATGGTGCTCCCCCCAGAGCCTGTTTAA
- a CDS encoding GNAT family N-acetyltransferase, producing the protein MQIQITDTVTEEDQNALLTGLRAYNRQFLKTTNFGDLAVYWRDERNEIQGGLIGKIKGEWLCIDFLWMHESLRKGGFGTKLMQAAEQTAQERGCLHALVDTLSFQALPFYQKNGYQLQMTLENFPEAGAARHYLSKTF; encoded by the coding sequence ATGCAGATACAGATTACGGATACGGTGACAGAAGAGGATCAAAACGCGCTGCTGACCGGGTTGCGTGCTTATAACCGCCAGTTCCTGAAAACGACCAATTTTGGCGATCTGGCGGTCTACTGGCGGGATGAACGCAACGAAATACAGGGAGGATTGATCGGCAAAATTAAAGGTGAGTGGTTGTGCATAGATTTTTTATGGATGCATGAATCCCTGCGCAAAGGCGGTTTCGGTACGAAACTGATGCAGGCCGCTGAACAGACCGCGCAAGAGAGAGGGTGTCTGCATGCGCTGGTCGATACCCTGAGCTTTCAGGCATTGCCGTTTTATCAAAAGAACGGTTACCAGCTGCAAATGACCCTCGAAAACTTCCCGGAAGCAGGCGCTGCGCGCCATTATTTATCCAAAACATTTTGA
- a CDS encoding putative quinol monooxygenase, whose amino-acid sequence MSDTEVISIIAVLKAKPGKTEALKQALRALLLPTRREPGNLEYALFQLRDTPDVFYVRESWRGQAGLDEHINLPHFQTFILQMNDLLAEPLRLDYLTPVEA is encoded by the coding sequence ATGTCGGACACTGAGGTGATTTCCATCATTGCGGTACTGAAAGCCAAACCGGGGAAAACAGAGGCACTGAAACAGGCGCTGCGGGCACTTTTGCTGCCCACGCGTCGGGAGCCGGGCAATCTCGAATATGCGCTTTTTCAGCTACGTGACACGCCGGATGTGTTTTACGTCCGCGAATCCTGGCGCGGTCAGGCCGGTCTGGATGAGCACATCAACCTGCCGCATTTCCAGACATTCATTCTGCAAATGAATGACCTGCTGGCCGAGCCGCTACGTCTGGATTATCTGACGCCTGTTGAAGCGTAA
- a CDS encoding carboxylate/amino acid/amine transporter, whose protein sequence is MSSTRRGMMNVLIAAVLWGSSGVCAQYIMEQSQMSSQFLTMTRLIFAGLILLMLSFVHGDKVFSILKNRKDAISLLIFSVVGALTVQLTFLLTIEKSNAATATVLQFLSPTIIVAWFSVVRKARPGILVLTAILTSLIGTFLLVTHGNPTSLSISPAALFWGIASAFAAAFYTTYPSTLIARYGTLPVVGWSMLIGGMILLPFYAGQGTHFVVNGSLILAFFYLVVIGTSLTFSLYLKGAQMIGGPKASILSCAEPLSSALLSLLLLGITFTLPDWLGTLLILSSVVLISMDSRRRARAA, encoded by the coding sequence ATGAGTTCCACCAGAAGAGGGATGATGAACGTCCTGATTGCCGCCGTTTTATGGGGAAGTTCAGGGGTTTGCGCGCAGTACATCATGGAGCAAAGCCAGATGTCGTCACAGTTTCTGACCATGACGCGTCTGATTTTCGCCGGTCTCATTCTGCTGATGCTCTCCTTTGTGCACGGCGACAAAGTCTTCTCCATCCTCAAAAACCGTAAAGATGCCATCAGCCTGCTGATTTTTTCCGTGGTGGGGGCGCTTACCGTACAGTTAACCTTTCTGCTGACCATTGAAAAATCTAACGCCGCCACCGCGACGGTACTGCAATTTCTATCACCGACTATTATCGTGGCGTGGTTTTCTGTGGTGCGCAAAGCACGGCCGGGAATACTGGTGCTGACAGCGATCCTGACGTCACTCATCGGTACCTTTTTACTGGTCACCCACGGTAACCCCACGTCGCTTTCCATCTCCCCTGCCGCGCTGTTCTGGGGGATCGCCTCAGCATTTGCTGCCGCGTTCTATACCACGTATCCCTCTACGCTTATCGCCCGCTACGGAACGCTGCCAGTGGTCGGCTGGAGCATGTTAATCGGTGGCATGATCCTGCTTCCGTTCTATGCCGGACAGGGAACCCACTTCGTGGTAAATGGCAGTTTGATTCTGGCGTTTTTCTATCTGGTGGTGATCGGTACGTCGCTGACGTTTAGCCTGTATCTGAAAGGCGCGCAGATGATTGGGGGGCCGAAAGCGAGCATTTTGAGCTGCGCAGAGCCGCTGAGCAGCGCATTACTGTCGCTGCTACTGTTGGGGATTACGTTCACCCTGCCCGACTGGCTGGGCACGCTGCTCATCCTCTCTTCCGTCGTACTGATCTCAATGGATTCCCGCCGCCGCGCCAGAGCGGCATAA
- a CDS encoding molecular chaperone, translating into MKTILTLLALFSAFAAHANNIIVNGTRFIYSEDAAEITIQMTNTGNSPSLAQVWLDEGDASKLPEEITTPFIISPPIARVDAKNGQSLRIKKASDKHIAATDRESLWWLNILDIPSVDKSQATENAAMLNLAIRSRFKFFWRPIGLGDRQNAESKMELIANAKGITLVNPTPFFITVADIVTASGSGLLNEGIMVAPKSRTDVHAKQKIKPGEPVTLQAISDYGSVVEFKTAINK; encoded by the coding sequence ATGAAAACCATCCTTACTTTACTCGCTTTATTCTCTGCTTTTGCTGCGCATGCCAATAACATTATCGTCAATGGAACCCGGTTTATCTATTCTGAAGATGCTGCCGAAATTACTATACAAATGACCAATACGGGAAATTCACCTTCACTGGCTCAGGTCTGGCTGGATGAGGGTGATGCAAGTAAATTACCAGAAGAAATAACTACCCCCTTTATTATTTCACCCCCTATTGCTCGCGTTGATGCCAAAAATGGACAATCTCTGAGAATAAAAAAAGCCAGTGATAAACACATTGCCGCCACCGACAGAGAATCATTATGGTGGTTAAATATTCTGGACATTCCTTCCGTGGATAAAAGTCAGGCTACGGAAAACGCAGCAATGCTCAACCTCGCCATTCGTTCACGCTTTAAATTTTTCTGGCGTCCGATCGGTTTAGGGGATCGGCAGAATGCGGAAAGCAAGATGGAACTTATTGCCAACGCGAAGGGTATTACGCTGGTAAACCCGACGCCATTTTTCATTACCGTTGCCGATATTGTCACCGCCTCAGGGAGCGGACTCCTGAATGAAGGCATCATGGTCGCCCCTAAAAGCAGAACCGATGTCCATGCAAAACAAAAAATAAAGCCAGGAGAGCCAGTAACGTTACAGGCGATCAGCGATTACGGCAGCGTTGTGGAATTTAAAACAGCCATTAATAAGTAA
- a CDS encoding fimbrial protein, with translation MSVIRTAFILGFMLSLHQTASAACILATQKIVAPPETVTEKRAVQSGGVIQTRTLSVRHVQSSGCTESQSFTAQVAGDPSVTALPGILRSNVSGIGIKVSFETSTGRHIPWPSTFRATPDEFRNSKINIELIKLDNRLPAGASPGSLNLQIRSETQSLPVIDIVLPAKYVTVLSRSCTIQGNRTINVKLPDVALEHFTGYGSTAGRKPFTIDLTCKGEFTTPSRVVLSWSDAHKSQARNMGVLPNIQPKGATGIGIQVLNQHQQPIDFNRRAFYTLTHQDKGKFSIPFHAQYFQTEQRVSPGKVRSVLYFNAEYE, from the coding sequence ATGTCGGTAATACGTACCGCTTTTATTCTGGGCTTCATGTTAAGCCTTCATCAGACGGCCAGCGCCGCGTGCATTCTGGCGACACAAAAGATAGTCGCCCCGCCGGAGACCGTCACCGAAAAGCGTGCCGTTCAGTCCGGGGGCGTCATTCAGACACGGACCCTTTCTGTCCGTCATGTTCAGAGCTCAGGTTGCACTGAGAGTCAGTCATTCACCGCTCAGGTAGCGGGCGATCCTTCTGTCACGGCGTTACCCGGTATCCTGCGGAGCAACGTGAGCGGCATCGGCATAAAAGTCTCTTTCGAAACCTCAACCGGGCGTCACATCCCGTGGCCATCCACCTTCAGGGCAACACCTGACGAGTTCAGGAACAGCAAGATTAATATCGAGCTGATCAAACTGGATAATCGTCTGCCTGCAGGCGCTTCGCCAGGTTCTCTCAACCTGCAGATCAGAAGCGAGACTCAGTCACTACCGGTGATTGATATCGTCCTGCCGGCAAAATATGTGACGGTGCTCAGCCGTTCCTGCACGATACAGGGCAACCGCACAATCAACGTAAAATTGCCCGATGTCGCCCTGGAACACTTTACCGGCTACGGCAGTACTGCGGGGAGAAAACCGTTTACTATCGACCTGACCTGTAAGGGGGAATTCACAACACCTTCCCGGGTCGTCCTGAGCTGGAGTGATGCGCACAAAAGTCAGGCCCGAAACATGGGCGTCTTACCGAATATCCAGCCCAAAGGTGCGACCGGCATAGGAATTCAGGTTTTAAATCAACACCAGCAACCCATTGATTTCAATCGACGCGCATTCTATACGCTGACACATCAGGATAAGGGAAAGTTCTCGATTCCTTTTCATGCGCAATATTTTCAAACTGAGCAACGCGTCAGCCCCGGAAAGGTGCGATCCGTTTTGTATTTCAATGCCGAATATGAATAG
- a CDS encoding helix-turn-helix domain-containing protein: MLKAMTINDVLHYIEENSAMGIDIDDLTRLSGYSRRHIQGMIKQRINMPVGLYIRKRRITKAASLLRLTTMDIIDISVRLGFDSQQSFTREFKKLTGYTPRDYRKKTSWDLSPMQLYEQCSDLNISTPKLCTLPEYYVTGFQYNYDSAVPPTDDSHRPRLNMIFDELTRLKQNVWALTDFSPHPNSTTRLKVKTIIGSKNGHATSTYNCYSSPPGKYACFSFRCDKETYPKYAMYIYLKLLSELGLKRRPGYDIEVFHYHPQDVINKTISCEHFIPLDL, from the coding sequence ATGTTGAAGGCAATGACAATCAATGATGTCTTGCATTATATCGAAGAGAATTCCGCAATGGGTATAGATATAGATGATCTTACCCGACTCTCCGGGTATAGCCGAAGGCATATTCAGGGGATGATAAAGCAGCGAATTAATATGCCTGTTGGCCTCTATATTCGTAAGCGGCGGATCACCAAAGCGGCATCGCTGCTACGCCTGACGACAATGGATATCATTGATATTTCAGTTCGGTTAGGTTTTGATTCTCAGCAGTCATTTACCAGAGAATTCAAAAAGTTAACGGGATATACGCCGAGGGATTATCGTAAGAAAACGAGTTGGGATCTCTCACCGATGCAGTTATATGAGCAATGCAGCGATCTCAATATCAGTACGCCAAAACTGTGCACGTTACCGGAGTATTATGTTACCGGTTTTCAATACAACTATGACTCTGCCGTGCCGCCAACCGATGACTCGCACCGTCCTCGTCTGAACATGATTTTCGACGAACTTACCAGGCTAAAACAAAATGTGTGGGCGCTGACTGATTTTTCTCCTCATCCCAATTCAACGACGCGGCTGAAGGTGAAAACGATCATTGGTAGTAAGAATGGCCATGCGACAAGCACATATAATTGTTATAGCAGTCCACCGGGGAAATATGCCTGCTTTTCCTTCAGATGCGACAAAGAGACCTATCCGAAATATGCAATGTATATATATTTAAAGCTTCTGTCAGAGTTGGGATTAAAGCGAAGACCCGGCTATGATATTGAAGTTTTTCATTACCACCCGCAGGATGTTATTAATAAAACAATTAGCTGTGAACACTTTATACCATTAGATTTATAA
- a CDS encoding fimbria/pilus outer membrane usher protein, which produces MGLRKRIFTLPGCVILYSSLFSVSLHAENTGRYEFDNAILMGNASLNDLRSFNAAGLLPGTYIVDIYINDTWRGRRELLFKKDKKGELVSCYSEAFLKGMGINPEKMNQTLTAHPSRCGTIAEWDTSGKATERLNTSQLELRITIPQAYVDNIESNYVDPELWQPGTPAINFGYNADYYSTQQRGNDRSSTDSAWLGMDIRASTGGWLLEHFGSQNWDSSTGSHYANNRTTLKRPITRWKSMFSAGKFYTDSQMFDSIALLGVGLASEDLMRPDSTLNWAPVIRGVAETNARVTITQDGQTIHQSSVPAGPFSIESVLPANTGGDLLVTIQESDGRIRRFTVPYSTVPQLLKPGISRYGIAIGTVDEDNNDEDPFAAQAHWQYGLNNYLTLYTGASGFERYQSALIGSGLNTGVGAFAFDITQSRLHLDDDRHQGQQYRLTWNRTLPWSETSLWLEAKYSSHHFYGQRDALDALDTQNADSQYFSLREKQSFSASINQPLSDTWGSFYLSGSLKKYWDQQDNYRQYAVGYTNTWGNLTWSVSAQRFWNEDQQGSVTKDDQIMLSFSYFLPRDNAGFTQISSDSYSNNGKASHSRLGFTTSTDDENNIVWGLNTGYARGGDVEWGATGMVRTPYTTMNGTWSQSNSWHQVSGGMSGMLVGHTGGITFSPERSDTVALVYAPNAHGAHLDGVPGTRFDKNGYAILPWLRPWRVNDVIIDPKGSTEGLIFSKTQSKVAPYEGNVIPVTFETTLKRQTIIYPRIKGQQKMPFGAIVRDRANNHVGYVGQGGALYIDETTSPEVFVSLEKGKCTVVLKSQEAICR; this is translated from the coding sequence ATGGGTTTACGTAAAAGGATCTTCACCTTACCCGGCTGCGTAATTTTATACAGTTCACTCTTTTCAGTTTCGCTTCACGCAGAAAATACAGGCCGCTATGAGTTTGATAATGCCATCCTGATGGGCAATGCTTCACTCAATGATCTGCGTTCATTTAATGCCGCAGGGCTATTACCGGGAACATACATTGTCGATATTTATATTAATGATACCTGGCGCGGACGCCGTGAACTCTTATTTAAAAAAGATAAAAAGGGTGAATTAGTCAGTTGCTATTCAGAAGCGTTCCTCAAAGGAATGGGCATTAACCCAGAAAAAATGAATCAAACGCTGACTGCCCACCCCTCACGCTGCGGCACCATTGCCGAATGGGACACCAGCGGGAAAGCGACGGAGAGACTCAACACCAGCCAGCTTGAGCTACGTATTACGATCCCGCAGGCCTATGTGGATAATATCGAAAGCAATTATGTCGACCCCGAACTCTGGCAACCGGGAACCCCGGCCATTAATTTCGGCTACAACGCGGATTATTACAGTACCCAGCAACGAGGTAATGACCGTTCCAGCACGGACAGCGCCTGGCTGGGAATGGATATCCGTGCTTCTACCGGGGGATGGTTGCTTGAGCATTTTGGCAGTCAGAACTGGGACAGCAGTACGGGCAGCCATTATGCCAATAATCGCACGACGCTAAAACGGCCAATCACTCGCTGGAAATCCATGTTCAGCGCCGGAAAGTTCTACACCGACAGCCAGATGTTCGACAGTATTGCCCTTCTCGGCGTGGGGCTGGCCTCCGAGGATTTAATGCGCCCGGATAGCACGCTGAACTGGGCACCCGTGATCCGCGGGGTCGCGGAAACCAACGCCAGAGTAACCATCACCCAGGATGGCCAAACTATCCATCAGTCTTCGGTTCCGGCCGGTCCGTTCTCTATCGAGTCTGTGCTTCCCGCCAATACCGGAGGCGATCTGCTGGTGACAATCCAGGAGTCTGATGGACGTATTCGCCGTTTTACCGTCCCTTATTCCACCGTACCGCAGTTGCTGAAACCCGGTATTTCTCGCTATGGCATCGCTATCGGTACCGTGGATGAAGATAACAATGATGAAGATCCGTTTGCTGCACAAGCTCACTGGCAGTATGGCCTGAACAACTATTTAACGTTGTATACCGGGGCATCAGGATTTGAACGCTATCAGTCAGCGCTGATCGGGAGTGGCCTCAATACGGGAGTGGGGGCATTTGCCTTCGATATTACGCAATCTCGCCTTCATCTTGACGATGATCGCCACCAGGGACAACAGTATCGCCTGACATGGAATCGTACCCTCCCCTGGTCGGAAACGTCGCTATGGCTGGAAGCCAAATACAGTTCCCATCACTTTTATGGCCAACGCGATGCACTGGATGCGCTGGATACACAAAACGCCGACAGCCAATATTTCTCGTTACGCGAGAAGCAGTCGTTTAGCGCCAGTATTAATCAGCCGTTATCCGACACCTGGGGCTCATTCTATTTATCCGGCTCTCTGAAAAAGTACTGGGATCAACAGGATAATTATCGTCAGTATGCCGTGGGCTACACCAACACCTGGGGCAACCTGACCTGGAGTGTATCCGCTCAACGTTTCTGGAATGAGGACCAACAGGGTTCCGTCACCAAAGACGACCAAATCATGCTCTCATTTAGCTATTTCCTGCCACGCGACAACGCCGGTTTTACGCAGATCTCTTCCGATAGCTACAGTAATAACGGCAAAGCCAGCCATTCTCGCCTTGGGTTCACCACGTCTACCGACGATGAAAACAACATCGTATGGGGTTTGAATACCGGCTACGCCCGCGGCGGCGATGTGGAATGGGGCGCAACCGGGATGGTACGCACCCCCTACACCACGATGAACGGGACATGGAGCCAGAGTAATTCCTGGCATCAGGTCAGTGGGGGCATGAGCGGAATGCTGGTCGGGCATACGGGAGGAATCACCTTCTCACCCGAGCGCTCAGATACCGTGGCCCTGGTCTATGCGCCAAACGCCCACGGCGCGCATCTGGACGGCGTGCCCGGAACCCGCTTCGATAAGAATGGTTATGCCATTTTGCCGTGGTTACGCCCATGGCGCGTTAATGACGTCATTATCGATCCCAAAGGCTCCACGGAAGGCCTGATTTTCAGCAAAACCCAAAGCAAGGTGGCGCCTTACGAGGGCAACGTTATTCCCGTCACCTTCGAAACCACGCTAAAACGGCAGACCATTATTTACCCGCGCATCAAAGGTCAGCAGAAAATGCCGTTTGGCGCCATTGTCCGCGACCGCGCGAATAACCATGTCGGCTATGTCGGACAAGGCGGCGCGCTTTATATCGATGAAACCACGTCACCAGAAGTCTTTGTTTCTCTGGAAAAAGGGAAATGCACGGTCGTACTCAAAAGCCAGGAGGCCATATGTCGGTAA